In Apostichopus japonicus isolate 1M-3 chromosome 5, ASM3797524v1, whole genome shotgun sequence, a single window of DNA contains:
- the LOC139968058 gene encoding BCL2/adenovirus E1B 19 kDa protein-interacting protein 3-like isoform X2 — protein MTSTPRSEVEDPLNESWVELNLSSQGGSGVVTPNSVNNAGGKPLPIHCTTNMEKLLMEAQRDQSRSTSRGSSRDGSPKSPHSPVLSSDIPGSTLSSHSGASDSEQGLRNTEWIWDWSSRPEHAPPKEFRFKHPENARLSLRKSKAMKSNIFSADVLRMVVPSLILTNLITLGLGIVIGLRAAAPKSSM, from the exons ATGACGAGCACACCACGTAGTGAAGTGGAAGATCCGTTAAACG AATCATGGGTGGAACTAAATTTATCCTCGCAAGGAGGCAGTGGCGTGGTTACACCAAACAGTGTCAACAATGCCGGTGGTAAACCGTTACCTATTCACTGCACCACCAACATGGAGAAGCTATTAATGGAGGCACAGAGGGACCAGTCCAGATCCACATCCAGGGGTAGCTCTAGAGATGGAAG TCCTAAGAGTCCACACAGTCCAGTTTTGAGCTCAGACATTCCTGGATCAACATTAAGTTCCCATTCAGGTGCCTCAGACAGTGAACAG GGACTAAGAAACACAGAATGGATCTGGGATTGGTCAAGCAGGCCTGAACATGCTCCCCCAAA GGAATTCCGTTTCAAACATCCAGAAAATGCCCGTCTTAGTCTTCGCAAGTCGAAAGCAATGAAGAGTAACATATTTTCTGCAGATGTTCTGAGAATGGTTGTGCCGTCGTTAATTCTCACCAACTTGATCACTTTAGGCTTAGG CATCGTGATCGGACTCCGTGCTGCTGCGCCCAAATCCAGCATGTGA
- the LOC139968058 gene encoding BCL2/adenovirus E1B 19 kDa protein-interacting protein 3-like isoform X1: MTSTPRSEVEDPLNESWVELNLSSQGGSGVVTPNSVNNAGGKPLPIHCTTNMEKLLMEAQRDQSRSTSRGSSRDGSSPKSPHSPVLSSDIPGSTLSSHSGASDSEQGLRNTEWIWDWSSRPEHAPPKEFRFKHPENARLSLRKSKAMKSNIFSADVLRMVVPSLILTNLITLGLGIVIGLRAAAPKSSM; the protein is encoded by the exons ATGACGAGCACACCACGTAGTGAAGTGGAAGATCCGTTAAACG AATCATGGGTGGAACTAAATTTATCCTCGCAAGGAGGCAGTGGCGTGGTTACACCAAACAGTGTCAACAATGCCGGTGGTAAACCGTTACCTATTCACTGCACCACCAACATGGAGAAGCTATTAATGGAGGCACAGAGGGACCAGTCCAGATCCACATCCAGGGGTAGCTCTAGAGATGGAAG TAGTCCTAAGAGTCCACACAGTCCAGTTTTGAGCTCAGACATTCCTGGATCAACATTAAGTTCCCATTCAGGTGCCTCAGACAGTGAACAG GGACTAAGAAACACAGAATGGATCTGGGATTGGTCAAGCAGGCCTGAACATGCTCCCCCAAA GGAATTCCGTTTCAAACATCCAGAAAATGCCCGTCTTAGTCTTCGCAAGTCGAAAGCAATGAAGAGTAACATATTTTCTGCAGATGTTCTGAGAATGGTTGTGCCGTCGTTAATTCTCACCAACTTGATCACTTTAGGCTTAGG CATCGTGATCGGACTCCGTGCTGCTGCGCCCAAATCCAGCATGTGA